Part of the Vigna radiata var. radiata cultivar VC1973A chromosome 11, Vradiata_ver6, whole genome shotgun sequence genome is shown below.
ACATTTGTGAAGGTGTGTTTCTAAAATGGACGCGCAAGCAGGCACCTTGCAAGCATTGCTCCCTTCCTTCCTTCAAACATAACACCAACAAGAGGCTTTTTCTTCCCCACCACTATCATCATCGTTGCCTTCTTTTTTGCTCATTCTTCACCGACAAACTAATAGCTCCATCCTTGAGCTATTCAACATATATGTGAGCTTGGTGGAAGAATGTCATGGTGGTAGATGTAGAGCTGGAAGCAGCGAGTGAATATGTGGTGGCAGCGGAAGAAGAAATGGCTAAGGAGATTTGATGTGTAGCGGCGGAGTATGGAATATGGAGGTAGATTCTGGTTGAGGTGCTTTTGGTGGAGGTGAACTAGCTCAGACGGCCTTCACCAAtagaaggaagctagaggataaGTTGGAAGAAGCACACGGGAGAGGTGACTTTCGGCAGAGTGTTTGTGCTGGAAAGTTCAACAGCAAAGAAAAAACTCATATATTCCCAAAAGTGATTTCATATGCCAATACATCTCTTATTTATAGTGGGAGACCTATACTATGAATGATGCAGATGGCAACGGTGGAGGTGCAACAAATGCTTCAGCCAAATCACGTATCATTTGCTTGTGACGTTGCAGCAGAATCACACCGACATGGGAGTCATGTGTTTTCATGATGCAACCCCTTCATTACTAAGCTCACCCCCTCCCTTTGTGTAAATGACTCTTTTACTCTTCTTCTTGGGTTGGGTTGTtggactttatttatttgatgggcttgggcTCAAGTCCATGGTGTCCTAGCCTTATTGGACCctacaaaataacatataaacatattagaagaaaatccttctaagacttagagaaagaaaatcatgaaaaagtctttctttacttagccttagctttagttAGTACCCCttttgaatggaatgccctaaatgggtttccatcacaAACTCATCCTTTTCCTTTTGAAACTCAATTTGGGATCTCCTTGGTGGATCTCAATTACTGAAATCAAATACATGGTTATAGCCACCTGGGCGGAGCAGCACGTTCGTCGCTGTTGTTTCCGCGATTCTGCCATGTTACCTTTAACAGAGAGCACCCCATTCTTCGTCTTCATCTCCAACAGATGCCTTCAACTTACAACAGCAACTCAAGATTTcacaaaaagaattaattgagaTCAAGCATGGAATCGAATATCACCATTGGGAACCAAATACTTCATCTTTAGAAATTCTTCACTCTTTGGAACCGAATACTGCTATAAGGTAAACAAATACACCTCTCGCTCTTCCTCTTCAAATGCTTCGAACtggtcttcatcttcaaccatcAGAGAACTGGAGTTGGAATTATAAAATCTGCAAAGGGCAAATTAGACATTGAATGCTAAATCCTTGCAAATCTCTGCACTCCAGTGGGAGATGAAAAATACCCCTATCTCACAAATCTGTGTCTTCCCGTCGTCACATTTATGTTAAAGTGAATACGCATCGTCTCGCAAATCTGCACTTTTATTCTCTCGTAAATAGTAAAATCAACTGAAGTGAACACAACGCAAACTTTTCATAATAACCATTCTAGAACTCACATTtgcataattttatataaaaaaatccaaaaaaaaatctctaacCCAGAATAATATGTTCACTAATATGAATATGCTTAAAAAAAAGGACAATTTGAATTTTAGAAGTTATGGAGGTGCATGAATAAAAAGCccaaatgatattttagaaagaaaatgcaATATCTGTTTTTCCAGTCCACTTTATATGAGAAGTTGTGGCTCTTTAAAGTCTTtcatgtaaataatattttaggaaTCTATAACTCCTTTCCATCTGTAATTGTTAAAAGTCATaggaataaaaaacattataccaaaagaattaaagaaaataaaaaggtttgaaaaaaaaaaaaactagtatgttctaataatattaaagcaataatttaaaaaaaaatacagaagtttaaaataaattcaacgTTATTTAGAGATGACAAATGAACATTTCCTGCATATTGTTCGTCGATcttgattttgataaaaaatttctACATAGATTGAATAAGACATggataatatttgatttttcaaattgtatatggagaaatatatatatatatatatatatatatatatatatatatatatatcttgtcTCTGTTGATTTTCTCATgtctctattttaaattattaaaacacttttaatttattagataataaaaaaaatatattaatttttctttaatccttaattttctaatttatttttaagatacatatttaattattctcatattcataactattttacttttatcaaattattatatgatatttatataattataatttattaattgatgAAAATCTAAAAGTAGAAATTTTCAAATAGGAGAAGaatgaaaactaaaatcatatttaattttcttgtaaATTTTACTTGCAACAACACTACGTATTGATAATGATTGCGCTATATAATTGGACATTAGAATTACAATTTTAGATACATGTTTAATTATAATGACAGTTTAAAACATGTTCCAGTTATGTGTATAGTTgattttcttaagaaaatttatttatttgattgattgaGATGACAAGGGATGAGAAGGGTTCCggtattttacatttaaaataaaaattataataaaagtatatgatATTATCGAATATAAAGAATATGTGCATATATGCATGGTATATCCTCATCCTAATAACAAAATAGAAACAAACAATGCAATAAACACAGCCGAAAAACAAAGGTGATGTTcatagatattttaaatatttgaacttAGCAAAAACAAAGTTATGGATGAAAACCAAAACTGTGTTACAAAGACTAACTTTTTAACAATTACATTTCACCACTCTAGACCTTCCATTATTATACAAAaggtaagaaaaggaaaatgttagAATACTAAGTGAACATGGAAAGTATTACATTACTTCCACCATAACTAttcataaaatcattttaataagtaaaaaacataaactCATACTTTTGGAACATTCTCATGCGACCCCACATAAGACTATATTATCCTATACTTCAACCCCAAACAGTATAAtctttaaagacaaaaattataagaatgAACAGCGCCAATGATCAATCTATAAacattgaaatttgaatttttaataacaataaagtGCTATAAAGTATAACCCGCTGCCTATGAGCTAAACAAGATACGGATCCTTCAGTGCTAAAAATTAAGCAATAAAGCTTCTTTCTCatctttttataaacaaaaagacAGTGATTAGTTTAAAGAGGTGCAGGGTTTGATATCACAAGCAAAGCCTGAGAGATAACATTTTCCGGTGAGAaatgtgaaaacaaaataaaataaggatagGATGATGATTTCATAatgttcaatattttcaaacaacctgatgaaaatattgaataacAATTTGACAAAAGAGAGAGTAACTCGATAAGCTTCACTTGCTCCCACCCAAATATTCTTTCAAGCGAAAGCCATaacataataatatcataaagcAACATGCTTCTTTTGCTTTCAAGATCTCCATGAACGGATGCTTTGACACAAGGTACATCTACACGGAAAAACTAAGAAATGACATAAAAGGTGAAAGGGAAAAAGAGAATTTTCACCAGCTCTACGCTTTGCCATTGGTCTTTGGGGATGGTTGAGGAAACTGATGGTGATAAGGAGATGCATAGGTACCATTTGGTATAGAAAGACTCCTTTGCTGCTGTCCGTTGCGGCTGAGCAATGCTCCTTGTGTTCGACCGTTTCTTGTGTTGGGGCTCGCTCCGATGCGGTCGGCTTGCATCGTCTGGTAATAATATGATGAGCTTGCCATGTCCTTGAGGTTTGGCAAAGGCTTCAAAGCTTCTACAACTTCACTCATCAGAGGCCTGGATTTTGGATCTCTACAAAGGCAGTGAGCAGCTAGTTGGGCAGCTTTCTGAGCACCTTTCACCGAAAAGTGCCCTTCCAAACGAGGGTCTATCAACTTGTAGAACCTTCTCCTCTCTCCCAGATGCGGCCGAGCCCATTCCACAAGGTTATGCTCACCATTGGGTCTGTGTTTGTCCATGGATCTTCTCCCAGTCAACATCTCAAGTAGTACCACTCCAAAACTGTACACATCACTTTTTGATGTAAGATGACCTGCAACACGAGTAAATGTTATTAGAATTTAAGCAATTAGATATTGGATGGATTGTGTTTAAATGCATTTGGAAAAAACATAACTGAAACTTAAACTCCAATTTTGTAAGTCATAAACATTATGAAAACACAACTGAAGATATCAAACCTAtcaatacaattgatcatcggACAGGGAGAAAATAGAGAGATCAACTAATTTACTGTCTTAATCATAAATTTGTCTAGAGTGGAACACAAATACTATCAGAGATAAAGAGCTTAATACATTCCCAACATTAAAACAGTCCCACCAGGAACTATGTTTACAATTTTTGTTCCGAATTTTGTTAAAAGTAATgatcatcaataaaaaaactaacttagTGGATGAAAAATACCTAACAAAATAAAGTCAGATAGAAATAGCATCAACGCCTAAGCATTCAAGACTTTAtagataaaatgataaataattaactaaaacGTTCAGATTTGGAAGTGCTATATCAACCAAAACTTACCTGTCATGACATATTCTGGTGCTGCATAGCCATAGGTTCCCATCACTCGAGTAGACACATGGGTTTTATCACCTTCTGGGCCATCCTTGGCAAGACCAAAGTCTGAGAGCTTGGCATTGTACTCCTGAATTTGTACaaaatatgaacaaaaaggGAAACACGTGTAATCATAATGTAGTTTTTGGCACTTACTGCATCTAATAGTATATTTGAAGTCTTAAAATCTCTATATATTACTGGTCGATCGGCTTCTTCATGAAGAAAAGCAAGACCCTTGGCAGCTCCAAGGGCAATTTTCATTCTAATGGACCATGGAAGAGGGAGGGATCCTACATATGGCATAATTTCAACTTGAGAACATAAATAAGAAAAGACATAatgcaaatataaaatatacaacCGCAATATTGAGTTACAGTTTTAACCCTGATAGAGAAAACTACTAAATCCCTTATATAACAACTGAGATACTCAAAGAAACAAAGTTATTAATGGAATCATTATAATGGTATAGATTAGATTCATGCATTATTCTAAATAGGCAGATCACTACAGTAATAGTAATACAATAGAAGTACTACATTATGTAACCCCTTTTCCCTTGTGAGTTTAGATCTCCATGCCAAATTGACAAAAGTTTATAACCTTATAACCTGACTTCGGTGGATCTGAAACCATGCTTTACGAGAGAAATCCAGCAGGGTTCTTTTTTATGTTACCAAAATTTCAAGGTGCAGTAGTGATCTAACTATTATTCTCAAAGAAGAAACAGTGGAAACTAATTTCATAGAAAAGGGTAACTTACTCCTAAACAAGTGATTTTCTAGGCTACCCCGAGGCATGAACTCATACACCAGCAACCTTTGATCATCTTCAATGCAGTAACCCACAAGTTTAACAAGGTTCGGATGAACTAGGTCGCCAAGAAAATTTACTTCAGCCTGTCACGTGATCCAAACGAGAATGATCATTGGAAATGTAGAATTTAGTAGAtaataatagaagaaaataagaagttttgaaaatatacaAACCAGCCACTCTTTATGACCCTGGAGCCCATCATGGTTGAGGGTTTTTACAGCAACAGTAAGCCCTGTGCCAGGTTTCACTGGAGCAGTTCCATTTTCTTCAATCCACCCCTTGAAAACACAACCAAACCCACCTTCACCAAGAAAACTTTCAGGCCGAAAATTTCTGGTCGCTAACTTAAGATCATTGAAAGGGAATTTTCGCAGCCTGGAAGCAATTTTAAGCTCTTCTTCCAGTTTGGAAGTGGATGAATTACTTTCGGCATTACTAGTGGTTGTAGAAGAGACTGCTGGGGCCGTTGGTTGGTCTCTACTAGTATCATTAGTTGATTTACTTTCAGCTAATGAGAAGCCATCAGAAAGAGAATTTTATAGAAAAGCGTATCAGgacaagtaaaaaaataaaaatagcatcAAGGACCATAGGTTTTATAGTAGATGCGAATAATCAGAATTAAACAGAATCTCAAGTAATCTACCTTTAAAGCATATATTTGAAATTCAGTTTTGCCCAAAGAGCAAATGGGAGTAACTTCTTTCCTTGTATCTAATCTCAAGTTCATATGATAGCAATTACTTACCACTACCAAAGTCAAATCTGACACTTATGTATTTCCTAGTCagtctaaaatttaaattctttcacTGGCTTATCATTGTGAACTGGAATACCACATGGAGGTGTGGTAAAGGAAACATTCTATATATAAAGCTTACAAATGCATTGCATATCTCTTAGAATTAATAGTGTAAGCCACTGCAGTTCTGGATAAACATGAATTGAAAAAACTCAATTACATTTCAATTTCAACCTTGTTTTGCTGCAGGCCCCAAACCGCAGCCAAGGCACTCGTACTTGTTTGTGTATCATTTCACATTACATAGCATGGTAACTTTCAACCAAATAGCAAACAAGATAGGTAAACAAGCCGGCATTAGGTGCTCAAGAAAGAATTTCCAAACCCCAATACAAACTAatcaccaaaaacaaaaatgggGAAGCTtatgcacaaaaaaaaaaaaaaaaatcatatgacAAGCACATTCACATAGATGGAACATCCAGGCACATGATAAGAAGAACAACAAGAATAGTACCAACTCTTGTATGGAAACAGTAATGATTACCATAATGAGTACTGGTGCCGCTGCCACTGACTGAGGTATCGACTTTGGATCTTGAGGAAATGCAGCTGCCCATAAACCTGAGCCTAAGCCAACAACCAGACCCAGTCCCTTCCACTTCTTCactccctttcttcttcttcctccccttTGATTTGCACACATCCCAAGGCTCCACCACCTTACCATTCTCAGCACCCAAACCCATATCTACCAGTTCCTAGACAACCAAACCCAGATATCATCAATTCCAAATACCACCTCCTCCTACCCTCCCACTAACCCAGATGGCAAATTCCCCAGGAAAACCTAAAGATCACAACTTTACAAGCCAACATCCCTTGAAACCGAGTAATCCAGAAGACCCATAAATAAAGACAGAAAGGGGGAAAAGTACCAGATCACATTAAGTAAGAAAAAATAGCCAAacaaaaaaagggaaaaaagaaaacttgaagGGTAGATAGATTGGGAATTGGGAAATAAAAAGTGAAGTGAGGAGAGTGGGGGCAGAAAGAACAGAGTGAACAGCACCTGGGCTGAACTCAGTAATCTCCGCTCAAAGATACATAACCGAAATGGGTCCTCCTCTGCAACAATAGCACAATAAACACCTTgctcaacaaaaaattatgatttttcttttaaattaaacatattaatcatatttattacaGTTTcccaaatttaaatattttgataatactGAGCTAGCAGTTACCAATTACTATACTAACTCCTTAGGCTTCTCTCTCTCCTTAGTTTATTGGTATGTGATGAACTGTGATTTTGGTATatctgaattaaattaaattttgttattgtaatgataaatattattgtgaCAGTAATAAAAAGGAGATTTTTGTAATTTGcaaaagaaaactagaaaaagaGTGTGTGACtgtgaagaagaggagaaggaGTTTGAGTTGCAACACAGCGGGACCCACTGTGACGATGACGTGGCTGTCCTCAATAGCAAAAGCCAAGCCAACCTCGCAGTCAGCTTTACGGTTTCAGAACTAACATTTATCATGtgtgtttttattatttcataacaGTCACCcttgtaagaaaataataataattattagtatttatcatatatatatatatatatatatatatatatatatatatatgggtgtgtaaacttatttaatttcttaaaatatactaaatttttgttgaaaaaatatttcatattttttaatttttaattttaaattaaaaataaaaattattaaaatatctctattttaaaatatgtatttttttataaattgaggttttttttcaactaaaatttcatacattttaaaaGATATCTAAGATAGCAAactcttatattatatatatatatatatatatatatatatatatatatatatatatatatatatatatatatatatatatatagatggagagagaaaaaaaattaaatgaaacttCAGATCtgtataaattaatcaaatgtttaggaaatatttcaatttaatttaatgctGAATtcaatgttatttatatttatgtataagtttaatattaaatagtaattttgtgtttattatataattttatctcacttaataatcaatatatatatatatatatatatatatatatatatatatatatatataaaaatt
Proteins encoded:
- the LOC106777634 gene encoding probable serine/threonine-protein kinase PIX7; translation: MGLGAENGKVVEPWDVCKSKGRKKKKGSEEVEGTGSGCWLRLRFMGSCISSRSKVDTSVSGSGTSTHYAESKSTNDTSRDQPTAPAVSSTTTSNAESNSSTSKLEEELKIASRLRKFPFNDLKLATRNFRPESFLGEGGFGCVFKGWIEENGTAPVKPGTGLTVAVKTLNHDGLQGHKEWLAEVNFLGDLVHPNLVKLVGYCIEDDQRLLVYEFMPRGSLENHLFRRSLPLPWSIRMKIALGAAKGLAFLHEEADRPVIYRDFKTSNILLDAEYNAKLSDFGLAKDGPEGDKTHVSTRVMGTYGYAAPEYVMTGHLTSKSDVYSFGVVLLEMLTGRRSMDKHRPNGEHNLVEWARPHLGERRRFYKLIDPRLEGHFSVKGAQKAAQLAAHCLCRDPKSRPLMSEVVEALKPLPNLKDMASSSYYYQTMQADRIGASPNTRNGRTQGALLSRNGQQQRSLSIPNGTYASPYHHQFPQPSPKTNGKA